One genomic window of Glycine max cultivar Williams 82 chromosome 16, Glycine_max_v4.0, whole genome shotgun sequence includes the following:
- the LOC100800008 gene encoding heavy metal-associated isoprenylated plant protein 39: MKKVVLKVDLHGDRTKQKAMKTASGLSGVESVSVDMKDMKMIVVGDIDPVSAVSKLRKCCRTEIVSVGPAKEEKETEKEEPAKVLVPLKHHESYPLYYRMTPQYSQSYYVTSYEENPSGCVIC; encoded by the exons ATGAAG AAAGTAGTGTTAAAGGTGGACTTACATGGTGATAGAACCAAGCAAAAAGCTATGAAGACAGCATCTGGCCTTTCAG GGGTTGAATCAGTTTCTGTGGACATGAAAGATATGAAAATGATCGTAGTGGGGGACATTGATCCAGTGAGTGCAGTGTCCAAGCTACGAAAGTGTTGTCGCACTGAAATAGTTTCAGTTGGACCAGCAAAAGAGGAGAAGGAGACAGAAAAGGAGGAGCCAGCAAAAGTACTTGTTCCTCTCAAGCACCATGAATCCTATCCCCTTTATTATCGGATGACACCACAGTATAGTCAAAGTTACTATGTCACAAGTTACGAAGAGAATCCTAGCGGCTGTGTCATCTGCTAA
- the LOC100800537 gene encoding heavy metal-associated isoprenylated plant protein 39, giving the protein MKEIVLKVELHDDRIKQKAMKTASSLSGVESVSVDLKDRKMIILGNIDPVSAVSKLRRCCHTEIVTVGPAKKEKEKEKVKPAEVPVPLHQAYPLIYYQMTPPPYPQIYYVKSYDENPCGCVIC; this is encoded by the exons ATGAAG GAAATAGTGCTAAAGGTGGAGTTGCACGATGATAGAATCAAGCAAAAGGCTATGAAAACAGCCTCTAGCCTTTCAG GGGTTGAATCAGTTTCTGTTGACCTGAAAGACAGGAAAATGATCATATTGGGAAACATTGATCCAGTGAGTGCAGTATCGAAGCTACGAAGGTGTTGTCACACTGAAATAGTTACAGTTGGACCagcaaaaaaggagaaagagaaggagaaggtgAAGCCAGCAGAAGTGCCTGTTCCTCTCCATCAAGCCTATCCCTTAATTTATTATCAGATGACACCACCACCATATCCTCAAATTTACTATGTTAAAAGTTACGATGAGAATCCTTGTGGCTGTGTCATATGCTAA